The window GTTTCCTTTTCAGACTCTGGATGAGTCTCACTGGACACAGTATCATCGTTCTCTGGAGCTATATTTTCAATATCAGATTCCAAAACTTGCCGAGAAGCTGATAGAGGTGAGCAAGGAGATCTTATAAAATTTAGCTGGTTGGCTGCATTACTTGAAGCCAAAGGAAGTAACTTCTTTTTTAGTTCCTTCTTAGTCTTGGAGGATGATTCACTGTTATACTGGTGATAATTGCTTGGAAGAGACATTACCAATTTGTCAATAGACTTCTGAACATTTTCAAGCTGCTCCTCAAGGTTGGCGATGGTGCTACCCTGTGAATGAAGTCTTGTAATCTCTTCCTTCAAATTAGCACTGACACTCTTATTAGGAGCAACTACATTTCCAACTTCAACTTCTCTTGGTAATGAACGCACAGAGCGCATGTCTCTTATTTCTGCTTGTAGCTTAGCAATTGTTTCAGCTGCATCCTGGTTACCCAATCTATGACAAGCCACCTCCTTTTGTAGTACTTCAAGAGCTCGATTTGCTTCTTCTCCAAGCTGCTCCTGGAGGTGTTCTAGCTTTCGAATTTCATGCATAAGTGTGAACGGAGCTGTTGATGATTGCCTCATAGACTGCCTTAACATTGTACTTCTCACTTTATCACCACGGCCTAGCTCCTTGCCTTCAAGTTTTGGAGATAGTGCACCGGTATAGGAGAGACATTTCTTCACTGATGGACGGGGAGATTCAATTGGATTTGAACCCTGAACAATAGAAATGAAAGAGTAAATTGaaatgacatttttatttttaatttttgtgagaAGTTGAAATTAATCACGTGTATgtgtaggagagagagagagacctgctGGTCCTCCTGAAGTTTTTTGCGTAATTCATCCACCTGAGATTGTGCAAGATCTCTTTGGCGTCTCAATTCTTCCATTTCCTTCTCCATCTAGACATGATCAAATACAAGAAATAACCATCATGGATTCAACTCCACTCCACTAACTCCAAAGTCAACCCTGAGATGTATAGCAACCTTACCTGCTgaattttgaaatctttttccttctttggaTCAGGAGTGCGCAGTTCTGCTTCCAACCTGGCTACTTCCTTCTGCAAATGTTTTACTAGCTGCTTGTCTGAAACAACCTGATGAGTgtttaaaggggaaaaaaaatcagtatTTGTGTTTCTTTTGAAATCAGTAGAAAATGAAATTAACCAAGGGGGACAACGCAACAGTACCATGTTTACTTGGGCATTATTCGTTACTTCTTTTGCCCGGGTAGCAAAGTATAGAGTGTTTCGAGATTGTTCAACATGGCTCATTGCGGGGCTCAAAGTACATATGATGGCGGTGCGTGCATTCCCACCAAGTGAATGCTGCAATATGCGAGTAAGCTTAGAGTCTCTGTAGGGTATATGACCACTTCTTTTGCCGACACTGCATATAAATGATTCAGAGGATCAACAATTGGCTATTTAGATGGATGTGTGCATATAAATGATTCAGAGGATCAACAATAGGCTATTTAGATGGATGTGTACATTATGCCCCAATCATCATGGAAAATATTGTACTAAGCTTTAAAATGCTCCTCACAGTATTCGCAAACTGCTAATAAGTTCCACTACCTATAATAAGTATTACCGATTTTGTACCATAACTATGTAAAACACCACAAATCAACCATGATGGACTATTCTGTCCACCCTATTCATTCAACTACAAAGGGGTCAACAATTTCAGTGGAAGTCCAGGAAACCATACAGAAACACTTGATCATATGCAGGTTGCTGCAAAGAAAGAAACTTTTCTGGTGATCCTATCTTCTGGAGATGAGGCTTTCAATTCATTAGTACAACGTATAAATTTTATACAAGTCACCTAAACACAGGACACATGCACTGGTGGGAGGATGTGTGTTTCTTTACAATAATAAGCATGTTCACCTGATCCTATCTTTACAAAGTATGAATTTTACATAAATTCATCTAAACTTAGGCCACATTTAGTTCCAGTCAAGATTTTCCTATTTCATTTTTGACAGTTTACATGTTAGGAAGATGTGTGCTTCTTTTATAAAGCCCAATGCAACTTTTAAAATTGCACAAtgctcataaaataaataagcaaataCTACAAGGTTCAAGATGAAAGCAGGCTTTAAGATGCCTATACTGTATCCATACAGAAAAACATGTTATAGTAGATTCTGACCTCAGTTTTCTGATTACTGTTGTGAGTGTCATCAAGCTAAGGTTAATATGGCACCCTTCCCTGAGCCTAGCACCATCTGCATGTGTCTGTGAAGCTCTTTCGCTTCCAGCTAGATCTACAAAATTCTGCAGATCATAGATATTAATAATTACTCTATGAAAGTAAGCATTGATGCAGTTTAAATTAGCAGGTAAAGGAAAGAATGCTTTATATTTACCAAGCTTGCAACGAAAGACCTCACACAATCTGAATTTTCACGGAGAGTACTTTCAATTGTCTGTGTGGAGAAACAAAAGTATTTATAATATGTTACTTGTCAGAAGAAAAATCTtcatctaaataataataataccaagAGAAATGATCCATGAAAGTTACCAGCCGTATTATCTGATGTGACCGTGAGCTGTTATCATTAAGGGCAGTTTCACCAACTTGCCTTTGAGctacaaaaccaaagaaaatggtAAATTGCCACCaagacataaaaaaataataaggaagCTAAGCTAACTCAAGCATAAGAAGACACAATTTTATACCTTCACAAATACTGATCAATTGTCTCAAATGTTGATCATCATTTGCTGTTTCCTCTACCAACTTCTCAACCACGGTACCTTTCTGCATGGAGAGATTGACAAAAATTCCAGATGATGGTGGAAAATATCAGTAAAAAGTCAAAGCAAGTTcctaaaaacagaaaaaaatttacagatATAATACCTCTGGATCATCCAACAACTTCAGATTGCGACCAGATTCTGAATTTAACAGGTCTCTTACATTCTCATTATATATTTCAAGTCcagaaatttttattgtaaaatctCTCTCCGGTGTCTGCAATCATTCCAAATGAGCATAAAATTAGTTGGGATATGTGCTGCTGACTTCATCAACCCGAGTAAGTACTCATACAAATAAAGAATTTTGTGACATAGAAAGTTCAAGTGGGAAGCTAGTTATACAAATCAATATTGAAGATTTTAATAAAGTGAAAAACTCCAAGCTCAACTTTTTCAGGGGATACttgattttgttattctttctttttgccCCAGCCAATACTAGGCATGACTTGAAATACTTTGTAAGTATCTTATCTTTTTGTCTCTCAATAAACACTATCTTCTCTATTTTGTAGATATCTTATCTTTTTGTGTCATGAATTTCGTTAAGATATTCTTCAATTATACTGTAATTTTTATCAGATGTAATTATGCCTTAATCATAATATCATCATAAAGTTTCGAGTATATTTTGGCCCCAtgtcaaattataaaattatctaGTTCAGGGCCTCAGCCCCACTAAAATAAGTTCCTGCTCTGCCACAGAATAGAATTCAAGAAAAATCCAAGGAACAATAATATTAGGTTACCCTAAAGCTTACATTCATTATATGCCTATAGATATCATTAACAGCTTTCTCTGTGATTCCTCTCATTGTGTACGTCTTCCCACTGCTAGTTTGTCCATATGCAAATATAGTTGCTGCAATACAAGATATGGAATGATTGTTTAAttcaagcaaaaaacaaaattaaaaaggtaGTCAAGATATATGAATTAAAGGATATGTACTACCATTGATGCCCATCAAAGAAGACAGGGCAACAGTTTTTACTCCTTCCTCATATACTGCTTCGGTTATACTAGCAGGACCAAAAACTTTATCTGTAATAAGAAGAACCTAGTTAACTGATGATTTTTGAAagcataaacaaaaagaaaacaaacttttatatatatacattataattaattattgagaggatataaaaaaaatcaaataccaaAAGAGAACGATGCCGGTTGAGCAGAACGTTCCTGAGGTGGGGGCTTATACACAATTGTATGATCATCAATGCAATCCCATGCTACTTGGTCTTTGGCCAGCTGCTCCCTTTTGTTTAGAGGCCTTAACCGTACTGTTACGACAATCTTCTCTTCCCTAGATCTTGGCCCTCCCGGGGTTGATACTGGTGTCCTGTCTATCTTTGAAGCAGGTGTTCCTGGAGTTCTTACAGTCATCTTTACACTTAAAATCTAGAAGTGAGCTTACGAGAACACAAAGAAGAAATGGGAACTAGTCCTCTCCCACAAGAATCAAACTCTCTCTGAATGTGAAAGTAACTAGGATAGAATAGCAATAGCTGCCAGATCCTAATGTATCTGTGAAAATCATTCAGGGGTCAGTCTATgacaaaagaattaaaattggaTTATTATATTAACAACTTTGGGTGAAATTTACAAATCTGAACTTATGAAGATGCCATCAAAAGAAATTCAATATAAACCTCATAAGAGTGTATTAAAATGAAACAGACAAAACAAGGAattgggtttttaattttaatatttcttccttacaattttagccCAAATCCTCAATTGTATTTAAAATACAGCACAATaattaacaaaatgaaaattaaacaaaaataatgaaaattttcattttattagttCTAAAACATCAAAAGCATAACAAATCAGATGTTTTATCAAAGCATATATAAAAatcaaaggattttttttatttaaaaaaaaaaaaaaaaaattcctctcaTCACATTGAGGACACATAAGCAAGGAGTGATCATGAACATGCTGAGGATTTTGAAGTGTCATTCTTATTACTCactttattctcaaaaaattgAACTGAACTAAACTAATATGCATACAATGCAATATTATCAAATTCATGTTTACATTTTCTTGGATCAAACAGATCAAACAATTTAACctatcaaattgaaaattacaaaatgcaattattttttaacaaaaattccTCAAAATTTTCTACTCATTTTCAAGTTCAGGTTAGATTTAATCGCAACAAGTCTTTCCTaataagatttttaaaaaaaaaaaaaaaaaaaaaaagcttccatTTTTAAACACAGATAACAATAAAAAGATCGATTTGAATCATAAAAGGAAACTTAGTTATAGATACAGAAATAGAGAactacaaaacacaaaaaaaaatagatatagaGAAAAATCACTCACGGAAGCTTCGAGAAAATATTCGAGGCAGACGAAACCAAACCGAAATCGATCTACAAGTTTACCAAAACAAGAAGAACGGAGTTAGGTTTTTCTGAGACAGAGAGAAGAgcgtcagagagagagagagagagagctttattGTGGAAAGATGATTTTA of the Quercus robur chromosome 10, dhQueRobu3.1, whole genome shotgun sequence genome contains:
- the LOC126702319 gene encoding kinesin-like protein NACK1, producing MTVRTPGTPASKIDRTPVSTPGGPRSREEKIVVTVRLRPLNKREQLAKDQVAWDCIDDHTIVYKPPPQERSAQPASFSFDKVFGPASITEAVYEEGVKTVALSSLMGINATIFAYGQTSSGKTYTMRGITEKAVNDIYRHIMNTPERDFTIKISGLEIYNENVRDLLNSESGRNLKLLDDPEKGTVVEKLVEETANDDQHLRQLISICEAQRQVGETALNDNSSRSHQIIRLTIESTLRENSDCVRSFVASLNFVDLAGSERASQTHADGARLREGCHINLSLMTLTTVIRKLSVGKRSGHIPYRDSKLTRILQHSLGGNARTAIICTLSPAMSHVEQSRNTLYFATRAKEVTNNAQVNMVVSDKQLVKHLQKEVARLEAELRTPDPKKEKDFKIQQMEKEMEELRRQRDLAQSQVDELRKKLQEDQQGSNPIESPRPSVKKCLSYTGALSPKLEGKELGRGDKVRSTMLRQSMRQSSTAPFTLMHEIRKLEHLQEQLGEEANRALEVLQKEVACHRLGNQDAAETIAKLQAEIRDMRSVRSLPREVEVGNVVAPNKSVSANLKEEITRLHSQGSTIANLEEQLENVQKSIDKLVMSLPSNYHQYNSESSSKTKKELKKKLLPLASSNAANQLNFIRSPCSPLSASRQVLESDIENIAPENDDTVSSETHPESEKETPTKNEEGGDVSSKENTSGYRRSSSVNMKKMQKMFQNAAEENVRSIRAYVTELKERVAKLQYQKQLLVCQVLELEANEEAGYNLEDEEYTCEPDEPQVSWQVTFRDQRQQIIELWDMCYVSIIHRTQFYLLFKGDPADQIYMEVELRRLTWLQQHLAELGNASPAPQIGEEPTISLSSSIRALKREREFLARRLTSLLTVEERDELYIKWDVPLEGKHRKMQLVNKLWTDPHDAKHIQESAKIVAKLVGFREGGNMSREMFELNFALPSDKRQWLVGWNQISNLIHL